From a region of the Paenibacillus sp. FSL R10-2734 genome:
- a CDS encoding toxin-antitoxin system HicB family antitoxin yields MAAKKSFPLRIDPDLHEALERWAGEEFRSVNGHIEYLLRESLKRAGRLPEKKRREE; encoded by the coding sequence ATGGCGGCCAAGAAAAGCTTTCCATTGCGGATCGATCCAGATCTGCATGAGGCGTTGGAACGTTGGGCGGGAGAGGAATTTCGCAGCGTAAACGGACATATCGAATACTTGTTGCGTGAGTCTTTGAAACGTGCAGGCCGCTTACCTGAAAAGAAACGCCGAGAAGAGTAA
- the metA gene encoding homoserine O-succinyltransferase — protein sequence MPIKIPDSLPAKEVLSGENIFVMDESQAFHQDIRPLRIAILNLMPTKETTETQLLRLIGNSPLQVDVTLLHPRSHTSKNTSAEHLKSFYKTFDEISHRRLDGLIVTGAPVEQMEFEDVSYWEELKEIFEWSKDNVTSTMHICWAAQAGLHHHFGVRKVALPEKCFGVFAHTINQNNIKLLRGFDEVFHVPHSRHTDVSREDIENNPDLQILAESEEAGMYLVATNDGKQIFVTGHSEYDPLSLKWEYDRDVARGMEMALPKHYFPKDDPDRTPPAVWRAHANLLFSNWLNYYVYQETPYDIDPIVY from the coding sequence ATGCCAATTAAAATTCCCGACAGTTTACCGGCAAAAGAAGTACTATCCGGAGAAAATATTTTTGTGATGGACGAAAGTCAGGCTTTCCATCAGGATATCCGTCCACTACGGATTGCTATTCTGAACCTCATGCCGACTAAAGAGACGACAGAGACTCAATTACTGCGTTTAATTGGAAATTCGCCACTACAAGTTGATGTTACGCTACTGCATCCACGTTCCCATACTTCCAAGAATACTTCTGCTGAACATTTGAAGAGCTTTTACAAAACCTTTGACGAGATTAGTCACCGCCGCTTAGACGGCCTAATCGTTACAGGTGCTCCTGTAGAACAAATGGAGTTCGAGGATGTATCGTATTGGGAAGAATTGAAAGAGATCTTTGAATGGAGCAAGGACAATGTAACTTCAACCATGCATATCTGTTGGGCGGCACAAGCAGGCTTACATCATCATTTTGGTGTTCGTAAAGTGGCATTGCCTGAAAAATGCTTTGGCGTCTTCGCTCATACGATTAATCAAAATAACATTAAATTGTTGCGCGGCTTTGACGAGGTGTTCCATGTACCGCACTCCCGTCATACCGATGTCTCCCGTGAAGATATTGAGAATAACCCAGATCTGCAGATTCTAGCGGAATCCGAAGAAGCTGGTATGTATCTGGTGGCTACAAACGACGGTAAACAAATATTTGTGACCGGACATTCCGAATACGACCCTTTATCCTTGAAATGGGAATATGACCGTGATGTAGCTAGAGGGATGGAGATGGCCTTGCCGAAACATTACTTCCCTAAAGACGATCCGGATCGAACGCCTCCAGCTGTATGGCGTGCGCATGCCAATTTATTATTCTCTAACTGGCTCAATTACTATGTATATCAAGAAACACCTTATGATATCGACCCGATTGTTTATTAA
- a CDS encoding aminotransferase class I/II-fold pyridoxal phosphate-dependent enzyme produces the protein MDDKLRIESRLAQIGSQEDPATGAINFPIYNATAFRHPKLGQSTGFDYSRTKSPTRSVLENAAAELESGDAGFACSSGMAAIQTVLTLFAQGDHLIVSLDLYGGTYRLLERIMSKFGITASYVDTNDLDALEATRRPNTKAVFIETPTNPLMMITDIEAVATWARHHELLTIVDNTLLTPFFQRPLELGADIVVHSATKYLGGHNDVLAGLIVSKGAELSAEIAILHNSIGAVLGPTDSYQLMRGMKTLALRMERHESNALAIAHYLLEHPAIAEVFHPGLPDHPGFEIQNRQSSGNTGIFSFKLKDARYVEPLLRHIRLIAFAESLGGVESLMTYPAVQTHADIPVEIRNAVGVDDRLLRFSVGIEHAEDLIADLGNALEAARAEIESE, from the coding sequence ATGGATGACAAACTTAGGATTGAAAGTAGACTGGCTCAGATAGGTTCTCAAGAAGATCCGGCTACAGGAGCAATTAATTTTCCGATTTATAATGCAACGGCATTTCGTCATCCGAAGCTCGGTCAGAGTACAGGGTTTGATTATAGCCGTACCAAGAGTCCAACCCGTTCAGTGCTTGAAAATGCAGCTGCCGAACTGGAGTCCGGAGATGCAGGATTTGCTTGTAGCTCAGGGATGGCAGCTATACAAACGGTCCTTACCTTGTTCGCTCAAGGCGATCATCTGATCGTTTCACTGGATCTTTACGGTGGTACCTATCGTCTGCTGGAACGGATAATGTCTAAGTTTGGAATCACTGCTTCTTATGTAGATACGAATGATTTGGATGCACTGGAAGCTACGCGTCGTCCGAATACGAAAGCTGTATTTATTGAAACACCAACGAATCCACTAATGATGATCACTGATATTGAAGCCGTTGCTACTTGGGCTCGTCATCATGAGCTACTTACTATTGTAGACAACACGCTGCTGACTCCATTCTTCCAGCGTCCTCTGGAATTAGGTGCAGATATTGTAGTCCATAGTGCCACCAAATATTTGGGCGGACACAATGATGTGCTTGCCGGTCTTATCGTCTCTAAAGGGGCTGAACTATCCGCTGAAATAGCTATTCTACATAACTCTATTGGCGCTGTTCTTGGGCCAACAGACAGTTATCAGCTGATGAGAGGCATGAAGACCTTGGCTTTGCGTATGGAGCGGCACGAGAGTAATGCGCTGGCAATTGCTCACTATTTGCTGGAGCATCCAGCGATTGCGGAAGTGTTCCATCCAGGCCTGCCAGATCATCCGGGATTTGAAATTCAGAATCGCCAGTCCTCAGGTAATACCGGGATTTTTTCTTTCAAATTAAAGGATGCCAGATATGTAGAACCGCTTCTTCGTCACATCCGTCTTATTGCATTCGCAGAGAGCCTGGGCGGCGTAGAGTCACTTATGACTTACCCGGCAGTACAAACGCATGCTGATATTCCTGTAGAAATTCGGAATGCTGTGGGTGTAGACGATCGTTTGCTGCGTTTCTCCGTCGGCATTGAACATGCAGAGGATTTGATTGCTGATCTTGGCAACGCACTAGAGGCCGCACGGGCAGAAATTGAGTCGGAATAA
- the mqnC gene encoding cyclic dehypoxanthinyl futalosine synthase, whose product MSTIDLILDKALRGERLQLEDTIRLFESNEIEKMGAAANTIMERWHPDPMATFVIGRNINYTNVCDVYCRFCAFYRRPGSDEGYVLPDETIYQKIAETIAVNGTEILMQGGTNPNLPFSYYTDILRGIKQRFPEITMHSFSPAEIMKMKEVSGLSLEEVVRQIHAAGLDSLPGGGAEILDDRTRRKISRLKGSWREWMDVMQTAHKIGMNTTATMVIGLGESMEERALHLLRVREAQDECIANKYDSEGFLAFISWTFQPDNTNLKLDRQSPEEYLKTVAISRLVLDNIKNFQSSWVTMGPEVGKLSLQYGCNDFGSTMIEENVVSSAGATYKVNIESITQLIREAGKIPAQRNTRYDILRVFDDANAKIDNDFIMQN is encoded by the coding sequence ATGAGTACGATAGATCTTATTTTGGACAAAGCCCTACGGGGTGAACGTCTCCAATTGGAAGATACCATCCGACTGTTCGAGAGCAACGAAATTGAGAAAATGGGTGCTGCTGCTAACACTATAATGGAACGCTGGCATCCGGACCCGATGGCCACGTTTGTAATTGGTCGCAATATTAACTATACGAATGTGTGTGATGTCTACTGTCGTTTTTGCGCATTTTATCGCAGACCAGGCTCGGATGAGGGCTATGTACTGCCGGATGAGACGATCTACCAAAAAATCGCTGAGACCATCGCTGTAAATGGTACAGAAATCCTAATGCAAGGCGGAACGAACCCTAATCTTCCTTTCAGCTATTATACAGATATACTGCGCGGAATTAAGCAACGTTTCCCTGAGATTACAATGCATTCCTTCTCTCCTGCGGAGATTATGAAGATGAAAGAGGTCTCTGGATTATCGCTCGAGGAAGTGGTGCGTCAAATCCATGCTGCGGGTCTAGATTCTTTACCAGGTGGGGGAGCGGAAATTCTCGATGACCGTACACGCCGCAAGATCAGCCGCCTTAAAGGCTCGTGGCGCGAGTGGATGGACGTAATGCAGACGGCGCATAAGATCGGTATGAATACGACGGCTACGATGGTCATTGGTCTTGGTGAGAGTATGGAAGAACGGGCACTGCACTTACTTCGTGTGCGCGAGGCTCAGGACGAGTGTATTGCCAACAAATATGATTCAGAGGGTTTCTTGGCCTTTATCTCTTGGACATTCCAACCGGACAACACCAACCTGAAGCTGGATAGACAATCGCCTGAAGAATATCTGAAGACGGTAGCGATTAGTCGCCTTGTTCTAGACAACATTAAGAACTTCCAGTCCTCTTGGGTAACTATGGGACCAGAAGTTGGCAAGCTTTCCCTTCAATATGGCTGCAACGATTTCGGCAGTACGATGATTGAGGAGAACGTAGTATCTTCTGCGGGCGCAACTTACAAAGTAAATATCGAATCCATTACTCAATTGATTCGTGAAGCAGGCAAAATCCCCGCACAGCGGAATACGCGTTATGATATTCTGCGCGTGTTCGATGACGCTAATGCAAAGATTGATAATGATTTCATCATGCAGAACTAA
- a CDS encoding 5'-3' exonuclease H3TH domain-containing protein produces MRAETTGRVMLVDGMALLFRAFYATSYGGYIRKTKAGLPTNAVYGFLQYFFDAVSTFEPSHVVCCWDMGKGTFRTEKYDGYKSNRIEAPLELIPQFDLVKDVVAELGVPNIGLAGYEADDCIGTLASCYSENSEVYILTGDHDMLQLIDENVKVVIMKKGRSNYKVYDLAELLEEKGLTPRQVIDLKGFMGDTSDNYPGVKGIGEKTALKLLTEYGTVEGVIENLHLLPKGVRTKIEADLDMLHLSRELAEIRCDVPVVCELTEALWQLQRETAARKFQELEFGSLMHLIAEVQDERGIVQIELGDLG; encoded by the coding sequence ATGAGAGCAGAAACAACGGGCCGTGTAATGCTTGTAGATGGAATGGCTCTGCTGTTCCGGGCCTTTTATGCGACCTCTTATGGAGGATATATTCGCAAGACAAAAGCTGGATTACCGACGAATGCAGTGTATGGTTTTTTACAGTATTTTTTCGATGCGGTAAGCACATTTGAGCCTTCTCACGTCGTATGCTGCTGGGATATGGGCAAAGGAACGTTCCGCACAGAGAAATATGATGGGTACAAATCGAATCGGATTGAGGCACCATTAGAGCTGATTCCACAGTTCGATCTGGTAAAAGATGTAGTAGCTGAGCTAGGTGTTCCGAATATCGGACTTGCAGGCTATGAAGCGGATGATTGCATTGGTACGTTAGCTTCTTGTTACAGTGAAAATTCCGAGGTATATATTTTGACGGGTGACCATGATATGCTTCAGCTCATTGATGAGAACGTTAAGGTCGTAATCATGAAAAAAGGACGCTCTAACTATAAAGTGTATGACCTTGCAGAGTTGCTGGAGGAAAAGGGTCTAACCCCTAGACAGGTGATTGACCTGAAGGGCTTTATGGGCGATACCAGTGACAACTATCCAGGGGTAAAAGGGATTGGTGAGAAAACTGCACTGAAACTGTTAACCGAATACGGTACAGTTGAAGGTGTAATTGAGAATCTGCACTTGCTTCCTAAAGGTGTGCGTACCAAAATCGAAGCAGATCTGGATATGCTGCATTTATCGCGAGAGCTAGCTGAAATCCGTTGCGATGTACCGGTAGTCTGCGAGCTGACAGAAGCCTTGTGGCAACTACAGCGGGAAACAGCCGCGCGCAAATTTCAAGAGCTGGAGTTCGGCAGCCTGATGCACTTGATTGCTGAGGTGCAAGATGAGCGAGGCATTGTACAGATTGAGTTAGGCGATTTGGGATAA
- a CDS encoding SPFH domain-containing protein — MKEKTLRPVSGFWVIALIAVCLVGGIYGAVLEYAVVSVVLFVVAAVLCTSITVVQPNKSVVVTFFGKYVGTIATSGLFAVIPFSIRKTVSLRVRNFNSVKLKVNDVEGNPIEIAAVIVFKVINSAKALFDVDKYMAFVEIQSETALRHVASKYPYDNFNESGMSLRANADEIAKELATELQERLSLSGVEVIEARLTHLAYSTEIASTMLQRQQASAILSARQIIVEGAVGMVDMAIKQLKESGVVELDEERKAAMINNLMVAIVSERGASPVINAGSLY; from the coding sequence ATGAAGGAGAAGACGCTTCGTCCTGTCAGCGGATTTTGGGTTATCGCATTAATTGCAGTTTGTTTGGTTGGTGGAATATATGGTGCTGTTCTGGAGTATGCAGTTGTGTCGGTTGTATTGTTCGTTGTGGCGGCAGTGCTGTGTACGAGTATTACGGTTGTTCAGCCGAATAAGTCAGTCGTTGTAACCTTTTTCGGCAAATATGTAGGAACTATCGCTACGAGTGGATTGTTCGCAGTCATTCCGTTCAGCATACGTAAGACGGTTTCCCTACGAGTTCGTAACTTTAACAGTGTGAAGCTCAAGGTCAATGATGTCGAGGGTAACCCGATTGAAATTGCCGCCGTTATCGTTTTCAAGGTGATTAACTCCGCTAAAGCCCTTTTTGATGTAGATAAATATATGGCTTTCGTAGAGATTCAGAGTGAAACAGCACTGCGTCATGTGGCCAGTAAATACCCGTATGATAACTTCAATGAATCTGGTATGTCCCTGCGTGCCAATGCAGACGAAATTGCTAAAGAATTAGCGACTGAGCTTCAAGAGCGCTTGTCCTTGTCTGGTGTGGAGGTTATTGAAGCCCGGCTTACACACTTGGCTTATTCAACAGAAATTGCTAGTACGATGTTGCAGCGGCAGCAGGCATCAGCCATTCTTTCTGCTCGCCAAATCATTGTAGAAGGTGCAGTTGGCATGGTTGATATGGCGATTAAACAGCTTAAAGAGAGCGGTGTAGTGGAGCTTGATGAAGAACGTAAAGCGGCGATGATTAATAATCTGATGGTGGCGATTGTATCGGAGCGCGGAGCGAGTCCGGTCATCAACGCCGGCTCGTTGTATTAA
- the corA gene encoding magnesium/cobalt transporter CorA, with product MKIRLVNAGVFTPIDEIDETLTPPTEGFYWIDADVEDLELLQPLFNLHDLAVEDCLSEEDQRPKIEIYESHYFIVVNSIRFDDEEIFLRALNVFLGRHYIITVTKQKINELRILKPMLWEQEVNEPDMFLYLLIDLVVDNYFSVGDRIEARIEKLEEDILMHTKKSHLSEIIGLRSEILWLKKMLGPQKEVINTLNKKDLRLIDDQLQKYFSDIYENAVKISETFETYRDLMGNLREAYQSSIANRANEIMRVFTAITTIFMPLTVITGIYGMNFDHMPELHTKYGYFGVIGVMLTLGCGMLYVFRKKEWL from the coding sequence ATGAAAATCCGGCTGGTGAATGCAGGGGTTTTTACACCTATTGATGAAATTGATGAAACACTGACACCCCCAACGGAAGGGTTCTATTGGATTGATGCCGATGTGGAGGATTTGGAGCTACTTCAGCCCTTGTTCAATCTACATGATCTTGCTGTTGAGGATTGCCTTAGCGAAGAGGATCAGCGTCCAAAGATCGAAATATACGAAAGTCACTACTTTATTGTTGTAAATAGCATCCGCTTTGATGATGAGGAAATTTTCCTTCGAGCGCTCAATGTATTCCTTGGAAGACATTACATCATCACTGTAACGAAACAAAAGATCAATGAACTGCGAATCCTGAAGCCTATGCTCTGGGAGCAAGAGGTAAATGAGCCGGATATGTTCCTTTACTTACTTATTGACCTTGTCGTGGATAACTACTTCTCCGTCGGCGACCGGATTGAGGCTCGAATTGAGAAGCTGGAAGAAGATATCCTCATGCACACCAAGAAGTCACATCTCAGCGAAATTATCGGTCTACGAAGTGAGATTCTATGGTTGAAGAAGATGTTGGGCCCACAGAAAGAGGTTATTAATACCCTCAATAAAAAAGACCTCCGTCTGATTGATGATCAGCTGCAAAAATATTTTAGCGACATTTATGAAAATGCGGTTAAAATATCTGAAACCTTCGAGACGTACCGCGATCTCATGGGCAACTTACGAGAGGCATACCAATCCAGTATTGCCAACCGCGCGAATGAAATTATGAGAGTGTTTACTGCGATCACAACAATATTCATGCCCCTGACCGTAATTACCGGAATCTATGGTATGAACTTTGATCATATGCCTGAGCTTCATACGAAATACGGCTATTTTGGCGTTATAGGCGTTATGTTGACGTTAGGCTGTGGAATGCTGTATGTATTCCGCAAGAAGGAATGGCTATGA
- a CDS encoding HRDC domain-containing protein, with translation MQIVFMNRLSRISGVDQEVYAQLWIGEEEGIWSLGWRDFSGGENCIENLWYEGGSWNEMLCVYRHELAVKMGDGYRPLIDGIFHEEDSLTGRNQEQLKLQYYSEHHGNEAIYEELCTWRRGKASSERKAPYILASNRLLRLLSTFLPHTPEELLQIPGVGEGKVAQFGADWLAITTAVAREHSFPLNWVHEVIEEEPFVSWLYKQKEVKYKKQLERLRLRRILLQGIENGLSMEQLKLNSGVNRRELIEAVEELEREGYSVEKLIVVELSNMPQNEQEAVWNAYVEHGDLFLKPVLHKVYGEGFSPAEGLDSYYERLRLIRIRFRREQTNKVSMATSF, from the coding sequence ATGCAAATCGTATTTATGAATCGTTTATCCAGAATATCTGGAGTGGATCAAGAGGTGTACGCCCAGCTGTGGATTGGAGAGGAGGAGGGAATCTGGAGTCTGGGCTGGCGTGATTTTTCAGGTGGAGAGAATTGCATCGAGAATTTATGGTATGAAGGCGGTTCATGGAATGAAATGCTCTGTGTATACAGGCATGAGCTGGCGGTGAAGATGGGAGATGGCTATCGACCCTTAATAGATGGGATATTCCACGAGGAGGATAGTCTTACTGGACGTAATCAGGAGCAGCTTAAGCTTCAATATTACAGCGAACATCATGGGAATGAAGCTATTTATGAGGAGTTATGTACTTGGCGCCGTGGAAAAGCTTCGAGTGAACGGAAGGCGCCCTATATTCTCGCCAGCAATCGTCTGTTGCGCTTATTAAGCACATTTCTACCCCATACGCCTGAGGAACTGCTGCAGATTCCAGGTGTAGGAGAGGGGAAGGTAGCACAGTTTGGGGCTGATTGGCTCGCTATCACTACAGCGGTGGCAAGGGAACATTCCTTTCCTCTGAATTGGGTACATGAAGTAATCGAAGAGGAGCCTTTTGTATCTTGGCTTTATAAACAGAAAGAGGTCAAATATAAGAAGCAGCTTGAACGACTGCGCTTACGTCGAATTCTGCTACAGGGGATCGAGAATGGATTGAGCATGGAACAGCTTAAGCTGAATAGTGGAGTGAACCGCCGTGAACTGATTGAAGCGGTAGAGGAACTTGAGAGAGAAGGTTATTCCGTAGAGAAACTAATCGTCGTGGAGCTTAGCAATATGCCGCAGAATGAGCAGGAAGCGGTTTGGAATGCCTATGTGGAGCATGGAGATCTCTTCTTAAAACCGGTGCTACATAAGGTGTACGGAGAGGGTTTTTCGCCTGCTGAAGGGTTGGATTCATATTATGAGCGATTGCGGTTGATCCGCATCCGTTTCCGTCGAGAGCAAACGAATAAAGTGAGTATGGCGACCAGCTTTTAA
- a CDS encoding sugar ABC transporter permease: protein MNGIIEGIYNFYEGMGMPADLLPLLPFLTVIALVFIVIIVLMRMLVKKKIMHTKTASFYMFVSVWIIGFLLFTVGPMIFSFYISFNKWEVVSDPQWTGLDNYRMLFKDTLFYKSLSVTFYYTLVSVPLQVILSFAIAILMNLKLRGIYIFRTIYYLPTLVQGVAQMVLFIWIFNPNVGLVNSLLRLVGIEGPGWFSSPDWSMPAVIIMSLWTVGGNMIIYLAGLSDIPQSLYEAAEIDGATAARKIWHVTLPQISPILFFNTVTSMIGAFQTFTQGFMINGGPDNSLLFYAYYLYQNAFMWFKMGYGSALAWVLFVIILVFTAIVFRSSALWVYYETEQNGGRKRRVRQKRA, encoded by the coding sequence ATGAATGGAATAATAGAAGGGATTTACAATTTCTATGAAGGAATGGGGATGCCGGCAGATTTACTGCCGCTTCTCCCTTTTCTGACCGTGATTGCGCTGGTCTTCATTGTTATTATTGTATTGATGAGAATGCTGGTGAAGAAGAAGATTATGCATACCAAAACGGCTAGCTTCTATATGTTCGTTTCGGTCTGGATTATCGGTTTTCTATTGTTTACAGTAGGGCCGATGATCTTCTCGTTCTATATCAGCTTCAATAAATGGGAAGTGGTCAGTGATCCGCAGTGGACGGGGCTGGACAATTACCGGATGTTGTTCAAGGACACGCTATTCTATAAATCGTTGTCCGTTACTTTTTATTACACATTGGTAAGTGTTCCGCTACAGGTCATTCTGTCGTTTGCTATTGCGATCCTGATGAATCTGAAGCTTCGTGGTATTTATATTTTCCGTACGATCTATTATCTCCCTACACTGGTGCAGGGTGTTGCACAGATGGTGCTGTTCATCTGGATCTTTAACCCAAATGTCGGTCTCGTGAACTCGCTGCTGCGTTTGGTTGGAATTGAAGGTCCCGGTTGGTTCTCCAGTCCGGATTGGTCGATGCCCGCGGTAATTATCATGAGCCTTTGGACCGTTGGCGGTAATATGATCATTTACCTGGCTGGCTTGTCAGACATTCCGCAAAGTCTATATGAAGCGGCCGAAATCGACGGCGCCACTGCCGCGAGAAAAATATGGCATGTTACTCTGCCTCAGATCTCGCCAATTCTTTTCTTCAATACAGTGACAAGTATGATAGGTGCCTTCCAGACATTTACCCAAGGCTTTATGATCAACGGAGGGCCAGATAATTCATTGCTTTTCTATGCTTATTACCTATATCAAAATGCCTTTATGTGGTTCAAAATGGGCTACGGTTCTGCGCTGGCCTGGGTACTCTTCGTGATTATCCTAGTGTTCACCGCGATTGTATTCCGAAGCAGTGCTTTATGGGTGTACTACGAAACAGAGCAAAACGGAGGGAGGAAGCGTCGTGTCCGTCAAAAAAGAGCGTAA
- a CDS encoding ROK family protein → MKLLGAIEAGGTKFVCGIGYEDGTIVDRVSFPTTTPEETMGLVINYFKGKNVEAFGIGSFGPIDPVLDSPTYGYITTTPKPHWGQYNLVGTMAEQFNVPIGFDTDVNGAALAESKWGAAKGLDSCLYITVGTGIGAGAVVGGQMVHGLSHPEMGHILVRRHPEDTFEGYCPYHGDCLEGLAAGPGIGKRWGQPAGELPVDHPAWEMEAHYLAHALMNYVLILSPQKIVMGGGVMKQSHLFPLIRTKLQELLSGYVQHPSLNVDIENYVVSPGLGDNAGLAGAIGLATLALARN, encoded by the coding sequence GTGAAGCTATTAGGAGCGATTGAAGCAGGCGGAACAAAGTTTGTATGTGGGATTGGTTATGAGGACGGTACCATTGTTGATCGGGTAAGCTTTCCGACTACTACTCCGGAAGAAACGATGGGATTAGTAATAAACTATTTTAAAGGGAAGAATGTAGAAGCTTTCGGAATAGGATCTTTTGGACCGATTGATCCCGTGCTGGACAGCCCTACTTATGGTTATATAACAACGACACCAAAACCTCACTGGGGACAATATAATCTAGTAGGTACTATGGCAGAGCAATTTAATGTGCCGATTGGGTTTGATACGGATGTGAATGGTGCGGCACTTGCTGAGAGTAAATGGGGAGCGGCTAAAGGTTTGGACAGCTGCCTTTATATTACGGTTGGGACAGGCATTGGAGCGGGAGCGGTTGTAGGCGGTCAGATGGTACATGGATTATCTCATCCTGAGATGGGACATATTCTAGTTCGTAGACATCCAGAGGATACGTTTGAGGGTTACTGTCCATATCATGGTGATTGCCTTGAAGGGTTAGCCGCAGGTCCGGGGATCGGTAAACGGTGGGGACAACCGGCAGGCGAGTTACCAGTGGACCATCCAGCATGGGAGATGGAAGCTCACTATCTTGCGCATGCACTCATGAACTATGTGCTGATTCTGTCTCCTCAAAAAATCGTAATGGGCGGTGGTGTCATGAAACAAAGCCACTTGTTCCCGTTAATTCGTACTAAGCTGCAAGAGCTATTGAGCGGATATGTTCAGCATCCATCACTTAATGTCGACATCGAGAATTATGTTGTGTCACCGGGTCTTGGAGACAATGCAGGGCTTGCTGGAGCCATTGGACTGGCTACATTAGCTCTAGCTAGAAACTAG
- a CDS encoding carbohydrate ABC transporter permease: MSVKKERNSAKKKWHWLAYLLLLIGSVAFLYPFVWMVSASLRSLEELAVSGMSIWPEHWRWGNYAKALTAFPFPQYLLNTLITTVLPIIGTVLSCSLVGYAFARLKVRGSGFLFVLVLSTMLLPGEVTMIPQFILFKNLGMLDTLYPLIVPAFFGSAFYIFLLRQFYSRLPIGLEEAAIIDGCGYFKIWRTIFLPLSKPALMAVGVMVFMGSWNNFMGPLIYINSDKWKTLTLGLAGFQGTYATDTNLLMAAAVVITLPCILLFFTSQKAFMEGLTFSGSKES, translated from the coding sequence GTGTCCGTCAAAAAAGAGCGTAATTCTGCCAAGAAAAAGTGGCATTGGCTGGCCTATCTTCTACTGCTGATCGGGAGCGTTGCGTTCCTGTATCCTTTTGTTTGGATGGTCTCCGCCTCATTGCGAAGTCTAGAGGAGCTTGCGGTTTCAGGGATGAGTATCTGGCCGGAGCACTGGCGCTGGGGAAATTATGCCAAGGCGCTCACCGCCTTTCCGTTCCCGCAATATTTGCTCAATACCTTGATTACAACCGTACTGCCTATTATCGGTACAGTGCTGTCCTGTTCGCTTGTGGGCTACGCGTTTGCTCGGTTAAAGGTGCGAGGAAGCGGGTTCCTGTTCGTACTCGTCCTGTCAACCATGCTGCTTCCCGGTGAAGTAACGATGATCCCGCAGTTTATTCTTTTCAAAAACCTGGGCATGCTCGATACGCTTTATCCTTTGATCGTTCCTGCTTTCTTTGGATCAGCATTCTATATCTTCTTATTGCGCCAGTTTTATTCTCGCTTGCCTATTGGACTTGAGGAAGCGGCAATCATCGATGGTTGTGGTTACTTTAAAATTTGGCGGACGATCTTCCTTCCGCTGTCAAAGCCGGCTCTAATGGCTGTTGGTGTTATGGTCTTCATGGGATCTTGGAACAACTTCATGGGACCGCTGATTTACATCAATAGCGACAAATGGAAAACGCTCACACTCGGACTAGCTGGATTTCAAGGTACCTATGCCACAGATACCAATCTGTTGATGGCTGCAGCGGTTGTAATCACTTTGCCGTGTATACTATTGTTCTTTACCTCGCAAAAAGCGTTTATGGAGGGTCTGACCTTCTCGGGTTCCAAGGAAAGCTAA